A section of the Candidatus Bathyarchaeota archaeon genome encodes:
- a CDS encoding DUF4349 domain-containing protein: MIKNRKILFAIAVVIILIAAAYIGSSAYQYGKEGYLNYYDISPMPASKEPGYDYETLMHAADSGERFNSEESSDVTERMVVYKGYITIETEDIVETLNKIRNLAESHNGYVAGSSRSSYGAQNRAEITIRIPQNQFQSIITSIESYGEVLDASTTSDDVTERYIDLKARLGNLQKQENRLHEILEMATTIEEILEVESMLTNTRSEIEYLQGQIKYLESNVEMSVITVRLREPSPTFTPPGMDWGEVFQTALNGFFVVVRGLIIITVSLLPFAIIGIPAYYIYSKVTKRKKVRKK, translated from the coding sequence ATGATTAAAAATCGAAAAATACTTTTCGCAATTGCTGTAGTCATAATATTAATCGCAGCAGCCTACATCGGAAGCTCTGCCTATCAATATGGAAAAGAAGGTTACCTAAACTACTATGATATTTCTCCAATGCCAGCTTCTAAAGAACCAGGATACGACTATGAAACTCTAATGCATGCCGCAGACTCTGGCGAACGATTCAATTCTGAAGAATCCTCAGATGTAACTGAGAGGATGGTCGTTTACAAAGGATATATTACTATAGAAACAGAAGATATAGTGGAGACTTTGAATAAAATAAGAAATCTTGCTGAAAGTCATAATGGTTACGTAGCGGGTTCATCTAGATCATCATACGGAGCGCAGAATCGAGCAGAAATTACCATCCGAATTCCTCAAAACCAATTTCAAAGCATAATCACTTCAATAGAGAGCTATGGCGAGGTATTGGATGCAAGTACTACTAGTGATGATGTAACTGAACGCTATATTGATCTAAAAGCAAGGTTGGGTAATCTACAAAAACAAGAGAATAGATTGCATGAAATACTTGAAATGGCGACAACTATAGAAGAGATACTTGAGGTTGAGAGTATGCTTACGAATACAAGGAGCGAGATAGAATATCTGCAAGGGCAGATAAAATATCTTGAAAGTAACGTAGAGATGTCTGTTATTACTGTTAGACTCAGAGAGCCTTCACCTACTTTCACACCCCCGGGAATGGATTGGGGAGAGGTTTTCCAAACAGCTCTTAATGGCTTTTTTGTGGTTGTTCGTGGGTTGATAATCATCACAGTATCGCTTTTACCGTTTGCTATTATCGGAATACCTGCATATTATATATACAGCAAAGTAACGAAAAGGAAAAAAGTTCGGAAGAAATAG
- the uvrC gene encoding excinuclease ABC subunit UvrC gives MQTKEMNSKIDQMPEKIGVYILRGAHDTLYIGKATNIKKRVKNHIQSAKTRKREKKIVDSIKKIEYIVTDNETDALIEENILIKRYKPKYNVQLRDDKTYPYLKIDLSNIYPFLCISRRIKDDQGRYFGPYSDVGAMRNSIKSIRRIFPIRMCKKDLQKFNDRPCLYHRINQCIAPCEGKISLKDYNKIVTQLILFLEGKRRQVIHNLRSEMKDASLRLNYEKAAILRDQISDLEKIMQEVRVVLSTNENLDAIALSRIDNNNCVQVLQVREGKILSSESFEMKISNEVDNNDVLESFLKQYYSRRILIPDKIIVNLPIKDTTIAPWLSRKFNRKISIKKPRDKKLNNILIIAENNAQIYLEQSRKTQEKNAKALRNLKKDLKLNKIPRVIECYDVSNLGEKEAVGSKIAFYEGKPNKKEYRMYKIKTISTQDDQAMIGEIIKRRFNRLLKEDGRQPDLIVIDGGLLQVKVAKMELDKLKINVPVIGLAKKKEDIYLPNGEVLDLDRNSNSSLLLQHVRDEAHRFAIRYHQKRRDKIN, from the coding sequence GAGAGAGAAAAAGATTGTAGATTCCATAAAAAAAATTGAATATATAGTCACCGATAATGAGACGGATGCATTAATTGAAGAAAATATTTTAATTAAGAGATATAAACCAAAATATAACGTCCAGTTACGAGATGATAAAACCTATCCATATCTAAAAATTGATCTTTCCAATATTTACCCGTTCTTATGCATTTCACGCAGAATCAAAGACGATCAAGGAAGATATTTTGGTCCTTACAGTGATGTTGGGGCTATGCGAAACTCCATAAAGAGCATAAGAAGAATCTTTCCTATCAGAATGTGTAAAAAAGATCTGCAAAAGTTCAATGATAGACCGTGTTTATACCATAGAATAAATCAATGTATCGCTCCCTGTGAAGGAAAAATTTCGTTAAAAGATTACAACAAAATCGTTACTCAATTAATTCTCTTCCTTGAAGGTAAGAGAAGGCAAGTTATTCATAACCTTCGCTCTGAAATGAAGGATGCTTCTTTGAGACTGAATTACGAAAAAGCCGCAATCCTGCGAGACCAGATTTCTGATTTAGAAAAAATAATGCAAGAAGTTCGAGTTGTGTTGTCAACTAATGAGAATCTCGACGCAATTGCGTTATCTCGAATTGATAATAACAATTGTGTGCAGGTTTTGCAAGTAAGAGAAGGAAAGATTCTTTCATCTGAAAGTTTTGAAATGAAAATATCAAACGAAGTAGATAATAATGATGTTTTAGAATCTTTTCTCAAGCAATATTACTCAAGAAGAATACTAATCCCTGACAAAATAATTGTCAATTTACCGATTAAAGATACAACAATAGCTCCTTGGTTATCAAGAAAATTCAATAGAAAAATTTCAATAAAAAAACCTAGAGATAAAAAATTAAATAATATATTAATAATTGCTGAGAATAACGCACAAATTTATTTAGAACAATCAAGAAAAACTCAAGAGAAAAATGCTAAAGCTTTAAGAAATTTGAAAAAAGATCTCAAACTCAATAAAATACCAAGAGTCATTGAATGTTATGATGTTTCAAATCTTGGAGAAAAAGAAGCCGTAGGTTCAAAGATCGCATTTTATGAAGGCAAACCAAACAAAAAAGAATATCGTATGTATAAAATCAAAACAATTTCTACTCAAGATGATCAAGCAATGATAGGGGAGATAATTAAAAGACGCTTTAACAGACTTTTAAAAGAAGATGGAAGGCAACCTGATTTAATAGTAATAGATGGGGGGCTCTTACAGGTAAAAGTAGCTAAAATGGAGTTGGATAAGCTAAAAATCAATGTCCCAGTAATAGGTTTAGCTAAAAAAAAGGAAGATATCTATTTGCCTAATGGAGAAGTACTTGATTTAGATAGAAATTCTAATTCAAGTCTTTTACTTCAGCATGTAAGAGATGAGGCTCATCGTTTTGCTATAAGATATCACCAAAAGAGAAGAGATAAAATCAATTAA